A genomic window from Synechococcus sp. CBW1107 includes:
- the def gene encoding peptide deformylase produces MASSFAKMARQAEQTSRTVQVPKQVLDTPPLTIHRLGDQVLRQPAKRISKVDESVRELARDMLRSMYSAHGIGLAAPQVGVHKQLLVIDLDPENPATPPMVLVNPELNATSAALNTYEEGCLSIPGVYLSVVRPSEAEVSYRDEQGRPRRIKADGLLARCILHEMDHLKGVLFVDLVSDELSLNEELKDHGFRRDDVHSQR; encoded by the coding sequence TTGGCCAGCAGCTTCGCCAAGATGGCCCGACAGGCGGAGCAGACCAGCCGCACGGTCCAGGTCCCCAAGCAGGTGCTCGACACCCCTCCGCTGACGATTCACAGGCTGGGCGATCAGGTGCTGCGCCAGCCCGCCAAGCGCATCAGCAAGGTGGATGAATCGGTTCGTGAGCTGGCCCGCGACATGTTGCGCAGCATGTACAGCGCCCACGGCATCGGCCTGGCCGCACCCCAGGTGGGGGTGCACAAGCAGTTGCTGGTGATCGACCTCGATCCCGAGAACCCCGCCACGCCACCGATGGTGCTGGTGAATCCGGAACTGAACGCCACCAGCGCGGCGCTCAACACCTATGAGGAGGGCTGTCTGAGCATTCCCGGGGTCTACCTCTCCGTGGTGCGCCCGAGCGAGGCAGAGGTCAGTTACCGCGACGAGCAGGGGCGCCCACGCCGCATCAAGGCCGATGGCCTCCTCGCCCGCTGCATCCTCCACGAGATGGACCATCTCAAGGGGGTGCTCTTCGTCGATCTGGTCAGCGATGAGCTCAGTCTCAACGAGGAGCTCAAGGATCACGGCTTCCGCCGTGATGATGTCCACTCCCAGCGCTGA
- a CDS encoding Ycf66 family protein, producing the protein MVNASLNWASIVGIVLAVGGAFLYFMRSFKPALARDYDVFFAAVGLLCGGILFFQGWRLDPILQFGQFLLAGTTVFFAYESVRLRGVTTEQARRSSYFDDDEPMPARPRVGGRPGWDDDMERFEEPQPLRRRIRSPLNEEADDEPSFYRPRREAARPAIPERAASRRPAGDSSWDAPETSRRPAGDSSWDAPETSPRREPDAYSTRRAGISSTAPSSTAPSGPAFGSRRRERDSGIEPRRGSRPVPSAETMPRSSRRPGPAGGTDPASGTPPGVPQGTPIRNRPSTTTSSGSGAGSTPTGTPVSDADYTPLRPTPSSSRPRDNTSRFDS; encoded by the coding sequence GTGGTCAATGCCAGCCTGAACTGGGCCAGCATCGTCGGCATCGTGTTGGCCGTCGGTGGTGCGTTCCTCTATTTCATGAGGAGCTTCAAGCCTGCCCTCGCCCGCGACTACGACGTCTTCTTCGCCGCCGTGGGTCTGCTCTGTGGCGGGATTCTCTTCTTCCAGGGCTGGCGGCTCGATCCGATCCTTCAGTTCGGCCAGTTCCTGCTGGCGGGAACCACCGTCTTCTTCGCCTACGAAAGCGTGCGCCTGCGGGGCGTCACCACCGAGCAGGCACGGCGCTCCTCCTACTTCGACGACGACGAGCCCATGCCCGCCAGGCCCAGGGTCGGCGGGCGTCCCGGCTGGGATGACGACATGGAGCGCTTCGAGGAGCCCCAGCCCCTGCGCCGGCGGATCCGCTCCCCCCTCAACGAGGAAGCGGACGACGAACCCAGCTTCTACCGCCCCCGTCGTGAGGCCGCCCGTCCTGCCATTCCCGAGCGTGCCGCCAGCCGCCGCCCGGCAGGCGACAGCTCCTGGGACGCTCCTGAAACCAGCCGCCGCCCGGCAGGCGACAGCTCCTGGGACGCTCCTGAAACCAGCCCCCGACGCGAGCCCGACGCCTACAGCACCCGCAGGGCCGGGATCTCCAGCACCGCGCCATCCAGCACGGCACCCTCAGGCCCGGCCTTCGGTTCCCGCCGGCGGGAGCGCGACAGCGGCATCGAGCCCCGTCGCGGCAGCCGTCCGGTGCCCAGCGCCGAGACCATGCCTCGCTCCAGCCGCCGGCCCGGCCCGGCCGGCGGCACGGATCCGGCATCGGGCACTCCCCCTGGCGTCCCCCAGGGCACTCCGATCCGCAACCGCCCCAGCACCACGACCAGCTCCGGTTCTGGTGCCGGTTCCACCCCCACCGGCACCCCCGTGAGCGATGCCGACTACACCCCGCTGAGGCCCACCCCTTCCAGCAGCCGGCCCCGGGACAACACCTCCCGTTTCGACAGCTGA
- the rpsU gene encoding 30S ribosomal protein S21, with product MTQVTVGENEGIESALRRFKRQVSKAGIFADLKRLRHHETPTEKYKRKAQQRRRRR from the coding sequence ATGACCCAGGTCACCGTCGGCGAAAACGAAGGCATCGAGTCGGCCCTGCGCCGCTTCAAGCGGCAGGTGTCCAAAGCCGGCATCTTCGCCGACCTCAAGCGCCTGCGTCACCACGAGACGCCAACCGAGAAGTACAAGCGCAAGGCCCAGCAGCGTCGTCGTCGCCGCTGA
- a CDS encoding Tol biopolymer transporter periplasmic protein, whose protein sequence is MTVTAAVLAVLLSACSLPWARRTRPAPGPGWSSSLSRQDPALSGDGRLLASVIERQGRSTVLLQERATGRVLPLRHLNRWQPHSSPSLSWRGRYLALIVQRGDRRLAVIEDRLTDRLLPLPLPGGREPVRLSLAPDGQRLALQLVSAGRWRVEVFELGGVLEVDPPAGVLLRTPAGATP, encoded by the coding sequence CTGACGGTGACGGCGGCGGTCCTGGCGGTTCTTCTGAGTGCATGCTCCCTGCCGTGGGCCCGCCGAACCCGGCCAGCTCCTGGCCCTGGCTGGTCGTCGAGCCTCAGCCGCCAGGATCCAGCCCTCAGCGGTGATGGTCGTCTGCTGGCCAGCGTGATCGAACGACAGGGTCGCTCCACCGTTCTTCTCCAGGAACGCGCCACCGGACGGGTGTTGCCTCTGCGCCACCTCAACCGCTGGCAGCCCCACAGCTCCCCCTCCCTGAGCTGGAGAGGCCGCTACCTGGCCCTGATCGTGCAGCGGGGCGACAGGCGCCTGGCGGTGATCGAAGATCGCCTCACCGACCGGCTGCTGCCCTTGCCCCTGCCGGGCGGGCGCGAACCGGTGCGACTGAGCCTGGCGCCCGACGGCCAGCGCCTCGCCCTGCAACTGGTATCCGCCGGCCGCTGGCGGGTGGAGGTGTTCGAGCTGGGGGGGGTGCTGGAGGTCGATCCGCCGGCCGGAGTGCTGCTGCGCACGCCGGCCGGAGCAACGCCATGA
- a CDS encoding chlorophyll a/b-binding protein, with amino-acid sequence MTSPVPAGDPEVVPATSATTSEVPAFGWSSYAERVNGRFAMLGFAAVLLIEALSGDTFLHWAGLVP; translated from the coding sequence ATGACATCCCCTGTCCCTGCCGGTGACCCTGAGGTCGTTCCAGCCACCAGTGCCACCACCTCCGAAGTGCCGGCGTTCGGCTGGAGCAGCTACGCGGAGCGGGTGAACGGGCGCTTCGCCATGCTCGGCTTTGCCGCCGTGCTGCTGATTGAGGCACTCAGCGGCGACACCTTCCTGCACTGGGCGGGCCTCGTGCCCTGA
- a CDS encoding YifB family Mg chelatase-like AAA ATPase has protein sequence MLARCSSATLQGLEAREVAVEVDIAPGLPGLQIVGLAEAAVRESRERVRAALRNSGFRMPLTRVIVSLAPADLRKEGPGFDLPIALGLLLASGQLSPEHMQGIWSTGELGLDGGLRPVRGVMALALAARRAGARALVVPQANGGEAALVAGLEVWPASDLAQLMGWLADAQGIPAPAPALTQPEAKQPDLAEVIGQAHGRRALEIAAAGGHHLLLVGPPGSGKTMLARRLAGLLPPLPRQEALELTQLYSVAGLLPEGGGLIGSRPFRAPHHSCTATALVGGGATPRPGELSLAHHGVLFLDELAEFRREVLEQLRQPLEEGEVWISRSRQQNRFPCRAALVAATNPCPCGWFGDPERTCCCGEAQRRRYWSRLSGPLLDRLDLQVVMGRLDPGDLVRSFGLGAARPAGPKDSPESTAVVATRVMRARQRMARRNPGGQPNGQLQGASLRTLVELSPGSKRLWQQAIARRGLSARAGERLLRVALTLADLEGTQVVKSQHLGEALSYRSFDQVGREMSFRNAEQQRQR, from the coding sequence ATGTTGGCACGCTGCAGCAGCGCCACCCTGCAGGGCCTGGAGGCCAGGGAGGTGGCGGTGGAGGTGGACATCGCCCCCGGTCTGCCGGGGCTCCAGATCGTCGGTCTGGCGGAAGCGGCCGTGCGCGAGTCCCGTGAGCGGGTTCGGGCCGCCCTGCGCAACAGCGGCTTCCGCATGCCCCTCACCCGGGTGATCGTCAGCCTGGCCCCGGCGGATCTGCGTAAGGAGGGGCCGGGTTTCGATCTGCCGATCGCCCTGGGGCTGCTGCTGGCCTCGGGCCAGCTCTCGCCCGAGCACATGCAGGGGATCTGGAGCACCGGGGAGCTGGGCCTCGATGGCGGCCTGCGGCCGGTGCGTGGAGTGATGGCTCTCGCCCTGGCCGCCAGACGTGCCGGAGCGAGAGCTCTGGTGGTGCCCCAGGCCAATGGCGGCGAGGCAGCGCTGGTTGCGGGGCTGGAGGTGTGGCCGGCGTCTGATCTGGCGCAGCTGATGGGCTGGCTGGCGGATGCGCAGGGCATTCCGGCTCCGGCACCCGCCCTGACGCAGCCGGAGGCGAAGCAGCCCGACCTGGCTGAGGTGATCGGTCAGGCCCACGGCCGGCGTGCCCTGGAGATCGCCGCGGCCGGAGGCCACCACCTGCTGCTGGTGGGTCCACCGGGCAGCGGCAAAACGATGCTGGCGCGGCGCCTGGCGGGTCTGCTGCCGCCCCTGCCCCGCCAGGAGGCCCTGGAGCTGACCCAGCTCTATTCCGTGGCTGGACTGCTGCCGGAGGGTGGCGGCCTGATCGGCTCAAGGCCTTTCCGGGCTCCCCACCACAGCTGCACGGCCACAGCCCTGGTGGGCGGTGGCGCCACGCCGAGACCCGGGGAGCTGTCGCTGGCCCACCATGGCGTGCTCTTCCTCGATGAACTGGCGGAGTTTCGCCGCGAGGTGCTCGAGCAGCTGCGCCAACCCCTGGAGGAGGGGGAGGTGTGGATCAGCCGCTCACGTCAGCAGAATCGCTTTCCCTGCCGCGCGGCACTGGTGGCGGCCACCAACCCCTGTCCCTGCGGCTGGTTCGGGGATCCGGAGCGGACCTGCTGCTGCGGCGAGGCCCAGCGGCGGCGCTACTGGTCGCGGCTGTCGGGACCCCTGCTTGACCGCCTCGATCTGCAGGTGGTGATGGGGCGTCTGGACCCAGGTGACCTGGTGCGCAGCTTCGGCCTGGGAGCAGCCCGGCCAGCCGGGCCGAAGGACAGTCCCGAGAGCACGGCGGTGGTGGCGACGCGGGTGATGAGGGCTCGGCAGAGGATGGCGCGCCGCAATCCCGGTGGTCAGCCCAATGGACAGCTTCAGGGCGCGAGTCTCAGGACCCTGGTGGAGCTGAGTCCAGGCTCGAAGAGGCTCTGGCAACAGGCCATCGCTCGACGGGGCCTGAGCGCCCGGGCTGGAGAGCGGCTGCTGCGGGTCGCCCTCACCCTGGCGGATCTGGAGGGAACCCAGGTGGTGAAGTCTCAGCACCTAGGCGAAGCCCTGTCGTACCGATCATTTGACCAGGTCGGCAGAGAAATGTCGTTCAGGAACGCTGAACAGCAGCGCCAGCGCTGA
- a CDS encoding histidine triad nucleotide-binding protein gives MAESDTIFGRILRGEIPCDQVHADEHCLAFRDIQPQAPVHVLVIPREPLVNLADAEPRHQALLGHLLLVAAQVAKQEGLSGWRMVINNGAEAGQTVFHLHVHVIGGRPLLWPPG, from the coding sequence ATGGCTGAGAGCGACACGATTTTCGGGCGCATCCTGCGGGGCGAGATTCCCTGCGATCAGGTGCACGCCGATGAGCATTGCCTGGCCTTCCGTGACATCCAGCCCCAGGCGCCTGTGCACGTGCTGGTGATTCCGCGCGAGCCGCTGGTGAACCTGGCCGACGCCGAACCCCGCCACCAGGCCCTGCTGGGCCATCTGCTGCTGGTGGCGGCTCAGGTGGCGAAGCAGGAGGGGCTGAGCGGCTGGCGCATGGTCATCAACAACGGCGCCGAGGCCGGACAGACGGTCTTTCATCTGCATGTGCACGTGATCGGCGGCCGGCCCCTGCTCTGGCCCCCCGGCTGA
- a CDS encoding ABC transporter ATP-binding protein/permease: MRPLKALREQLAKLQRLAQPYFLPLDEGNRGSGQFLLLVIALLAVVVGLTLLLLTGTVAAAGAWIPDLRSRFLPGVPEQVAAIWNGPIGVVVMVLFAAGLSCFVALRGKLRQGRWLPWLLLGVIALLILVINGINVGISYIARNIDNVLVAYKEEEFWKIVAIYAFCLVLALPIRAIQSYLIPKLGLMWREWLSGRMLGRYLTNRAYYVLNPNDESIEEIDNPDQRISQDAASFTATSLSVTVEIIAALLTFFSFIIVLWSINQTLALWLLAYSVGGTALIVFASRKLVNLNYQQLKLEADFRYGLVHIRDNAESIAFYRGERQEQKEGERRLDGVIVNYNRLIIWEALIQVIQRSYDYFSRFLPWLVIAPIYFAKQVDFGVFGQASIAFSQVLFSVSYIVNNIDRLAAFSASISRLEGFQGKVEAINAEMAEFVAAEQASAGGAMGAAAAAVRPESILVSHVDLVPPRTSRLLVSDLSLEVTAHQRLLVVGPSGCGKTSFLRLVSGLWPPAAGHVQRPPVGELMFIPQKPYMLLGSLREQLCYPQPTDRFSDDQLRHVLEEVRLPELVSRYPDLDIKQDWPRLLSLGEQQRLAFARLLLNSPRFVVLDEATSALDVATEKALYELLVEREMAFVSVGHRPTLVAFHDTVLELDGQGGWRLLPAAGYDFGRNREP, encoded by the coding sequence ATGCGTCCCCTCAAGGCCCTTCGCGAGCAGTTGGCCAAGCTGCAGCGCCTGGCCCAGCCCTACTTCCTGCCGCTGGATGAGGGGAATCGCGGCAGCGGCCAGTTCCTGCTGCTGGTGATCGCCCTGCTGGCGGTGGTGGTCGGGCTCACCCTGCTGCTGCTCACCGGGACGGTGGCCGCCGCCGGTGCCTGGATCCCCGACCTGCGCAGCCGCTTCCTGCCAGGGGTCCCCGAGCAGGTGGCGGCGATCTGGAACGGACCGATCGGCGTGGTCGTGATGGTCCTGTTCGCCGCCGGCCTCAGCTGCTTCGTGGCTCTGCGCGGCAAGCTGCGCCAGGGACGCTGGCTGCCCTGGCTGCTGCTCGGGGTGATCGCCCTGCTGATCCTGGTGATCAATGGCATCAACGTCGGCATCAGCTACATCGCCCGGAACATCGACAACGTTCTGGTGGCCTACAAGGAGGAGGAGTTCTGGAAGATCGTCGCGATCTACGCCTTCTGCCTGGTGCTGGCCCTGCCGATCCGCGCCATCCAGAGCTACCTGATCCCCAAGCTGGGCCTGATGTGGCGGGAATGGCTCAGTGGTCGCATGCTGGGCCGCTACCTCACCAACCGGGCCTACTACGTTCTCAATCCCAACGACGAGAGCATCGAGGAGATCGACAACCCGGACCAGCGGATCTCCCAGGACGCGGCCAGCTTCACGGCCACCAGCCTGAGCGTGACGGTGGAAATCATCGCCGCCCTGCTCACCTTCTTCAGTTTCATCATCGTTCTCTGGAGCATCAACCAGACCCTGGCCCTCTGGCTGCTGGCCTATTCGGTGGGGGGAACGGCCCTGATCGTGTTCGCCAGCCGCAAGCTGGTCAACCTGAACTATCAGCAGCTCAAGCTGGAGGCCGACTTCCGCTACGGCCTCGTCCACATCCGCGACAACGCTGAATCGATCGCCTTCTACCGGGGGGAGCGCCAGGAGCAGAAGGAGGGTGAACGCCGCCTCGACGGGGTCATCGTCAACTACAACCGGCTGATCATCTGGGAAGCCCTGATCCAGGTGATCCAGCGCTCGTACGACTACTTCTCGCGCTTCCTGCCCTGGCTCGTGATCGCGCCGATCTACTTCGCCAAGCAGGTGGACTTCGGGGTCTTCGGCCAGGCCAGCATCGCCTTTTCCCAGGTGCTGTTCTCGGTCAGCTACATCGTCAACAACATCGACCGGCTGGCCGCCTTCTCCGCCTCCATCAGCCGTCTCGAGGGCTTCCAGGGCAAGGTGGAGGCGATCAATGCCGAGATGGCCGAGTTCGTGGCCGCCGAGCAGGCCTCCGCCGGAGGCGCCATGGGTGCCGCAGCCGCAGCCGTGCGTCCCGAGTCGATCCTGGTGAGCCACGTGGATCTGGTGCCGCCCCGCACCAGCCGCCTGCTGGTGAGCGATCTCAGCCTGGAGGTGACAGCCCACCAGAGGCTGCTGGTGGTCGGGCCTTCGGGCTGCGGCAAGACCTCCTTCCTGCGGCTGGTGAGTGGGCTCTGGCCTCCGGCCGCCGGCCATGTGCAGCGCCCGCCGGTGGGTGAGCTGATGTTCATTCCCCAGAAGCCCTACATGCTGCTGGGCAGCCTGCGGGAGCAGCTCTGCTACCCCCAGCCCACCGATCGCTTCAGCGACGACCAGCTGCGCCACGTGCTCGAGGAGGTGCGCCTGCCCGAACTGGTGAGCCGCTACCCCGATCTGGACATCAAGCAGGACTGGCCCCGGTTGCTCTCGCTCGGCGAGCAGCAGCGTCTGGCCTTCGCCCGGCTGCTGCTCAACTCCCCCCGCTTCGTGGTTCTCGACGAGGCCACCAGCGCCCTTGACGTGGCCACCGAGAAGGCCCTCTACGAGCTGCTGGTGGAGCGGGAGATGGCTTTCGTGAGTGTGGGTCACAGGCCCACCCTGGTGGCCTTCCACGACACCGTGCTCGAGCTCGACGGCCAGGGCGGCTGGCGGCTGCTGCCCGCCGCCGGTTATGACTTTGGCCGCAACCGTGAGCCCTGA
- a CDS encoding prolyl oligopeptidase family serine peptidase, with product MVGRTPRIKEPQLHRGRLFWLEQRPAEQGRTTLMMRPSPTAEAIELTPGDWNLRSRVHEYGGGVVAVDRGPAGASAGGPVVVVNDRDRCLWRLETERPSAQPMRLTEPGERAFADGLIDGRRRRWIGVMEAGGLDQLVAVPLEGGEPQLLRQALDFCGYAVLSPDGGRLAWVEWQQPHMPWERSQLWLADVLPGGELGPARLIAGSGTAGQPAACSVFQPLWLANGDLVVANDRHGWWNLERLEATGAGAWQRLLPMEAEFGMPQWVYGMLTTAWDGRQLVAAACVQGRWQLGRVLLNTRDPDGGTEPALARWEPIPCPFDDLEGLWAENGQLVAVAADASTEAGLLSLDLARGRWRHQAAADLAGVPAAVRRPLAHSIPADGGQPAEALWFEGYGGRPTHAWYHPPQGGGNAGAPLLVKGHSGPTGMAGTGLNPAIQYWTSRGWGVVDVNYGGSTGFGRAYRERLDGLWGVVDVADCSAAARALVATGRASPERIAIEGGSAGGFTVLAALCFSDVFRAGACRYAVADLASLADSSHRFEARYLDGLVGPWPAARAIYEARSPLHHAERIRCPVIFFQGLEDKVVPPAQTERIVEALVQNRIPVELHRFPGEGHGFRSGTVQIEVLEATEAFFRKHLAL from the coding sequence GTGGTGGGTCGCACGCCGCGGATCAAGGAACCCCAGCTGCACCGAGGCCGGCTGTTCTGGCTGGAGCAACGCCCCGCCGAGCAGGGGCGCACCACCTTGATGATGAGACCCTCGCCCACAGCCGAGGCGATCGAGCTCACGCCCGGCGACTGGAACCTGCGCAGCCGCGTCCATGAATACGGCGGCGGTGTGGTGGCGGTGGACCGGGGACCGGCCGGAGCCAGCGCGGGCGGGCCTGTGGTGGTGGTGAACGATCGCGATCGCTGCCTCTGGCGTCTCGAGACCGAGCGGCCGTCGGCTCAGCCCATGCGGCTCACCGAGCCGGGGGAGCGCGCCTTCGCCGATGGGTTGATCGATGGGCGGCGACGGCGCTGGATCGGGGTGATGGAGGCCGGCGGGCTCGATCAGCTGGTGGCCGTGCCCCTGGAGGGGGGTGAACCGCAGCTGCTGCGCCAGGCCCTCGACTTCTGCGGCTATGCCGTGCTGAGCCCCGATGGCGGCCGTCTCGCCTGGGTGGAGTGGCAGCAGCCGCACATGCCCTGGGAGCGCAGCCAGCTCTGGCTGGCGGACGTGCTGCCCGGAGGAGAGCTGGGTCCGGCGCGGCTCATCGCCGGCTCCGGCACGGCGGGCCAGCCGGCGGCCTGCTCGGTCTTCCAGCCCCTCTGGCTGGCGAACGGGGATCTGGTGGTGGCCAACGACCGCCACGGCTGGTGGAACCTGGAGAGGCTGGAGGCCACAGGCGCTGGGGCCTGGCAGCGGCTGCTGCCGATGGAGGCGGAGTTCGGCATGCCGCAGTGGGTGTACGGGATGCTCACCACTGCCTGGGATGGCCGCCAGCTGGTGGCGGCCGCCTGCGTGCAGGGCCGCTGGCAGCTGGGCCGCGTGCTGCTCAACACCCGTGACCCAGACGGCGGAACGGAGCCAGCCCTGGCTCGCTGGGAGCCGATCCCCTGCCCCTTCGATGATCTCGAGGGGCTCTGGGCCGAGAACGGCCAGCTGGTGGCGGTGGCCGCCGACGCCAGCACCGAGGCGGGCCTGCTCAGCCTGGATCTGGCCAGGGGCCGTTGGCGGCACCAGGCGGCCGCCGACCTGGCGGGGGTGCCGGCGGCTGTCCGCCGTCCGCTGGCTCACTCCATCCCGGCGGACGGCGGACAGCCGGCTGAGGCGCTCTGGTTCGAGGGCTACGGAGGCCGCCCCACCCACGCCTGGTATCACCCCCCTCAGGGGGGAGGCAACGCCGGTGCGCCGCTGCTGGTGAAGGGTCACAGCGGACCGACGGGCATGGCCGGCACCGGTCTGAATCCGGCCATTCAGTACTGGACCAGCCGGGGCTGGGGCGTGGTGGATGTGAACTACGGCGGCTCCACGGGCTTCGGGCGGGCCTACCGCGAAAGGCTCGATGGGCTCTGGGGTGTGGTGGATGTGGCCGACTGCTCCGCGGCGGCCCGCGCCCTGGTGGCCACGGGCCGCGCCAGCCCTGAGCGGATCGCGATCGAAGGAGGCAGCGCCGGTGGGTTCACCGTGCTGGCCGCCCTCTGCTTCAGCGATGTGTTCCGTGCGGGGGCGTGCCGCTACGCCGTGGCCGACCTCGCCAGCCTGGCCGACAGCAGTCACCGCTTCGAGGCCCGCTACCTCGACGGCCTCGTGGGTCCCTGGCCGGCAGCACGGGCCATCTATGAGGCCCGATCCCCGCTCCACCACGCCGAGCGGATCCGCTGCCCGGTGATTTTCTTCCAGGGTCTCGAGGACAAGGTGGTCCCCCCAGCCCAGACCGAACGGATCGTGGAGGCTCTGGTGCAGAACCGGATCCCCGTGGAACTGCATCGCTTTCCGGGTGAAGGCCATGGCTTCCGCAGCGGCACCGTGCAGATTGAGGTGCTGGAGGCCACAGAGGCTTTCTTCCGGAAGCACCTAGCCCTCTGA
- a CDS encoding sodium/glutamate symporter produces the protein MPFIPVSVRILVEAVETPAVALVALGLVLVVGRSLGDVLGLRHWGIPEALLAGVLGLLVAPAGLVPLLSQPVIDIWDQLPMVLLTLVFATLLLAKPLPRPAGLWRPLSAQVLLALTLAFGQYLVGGLVVLLVLQPLLGVHPLMACLIEVAYEGGHGSAAAMGASYASLGFEGGEALGLAMATVGLLISTVVGGLVVVLARSRGWLMGGSTIASGVANPPEPEEGVTPQQAEALAAQAEPPLPPPPELRLSALALNLALTGLAVAFGVVALAGLRRVADHVGGGLAMVVDVFPVFPLALVGSLLVRWLLERSGKDHWVSTRVQNRLGTVSADLLITAATACLDLTLLAHDWMSLTALALAGLAWNLGVLLLLAPRILPSAWFERGIIEFGQATGVAASGLLLLRMADPLDRSEALQPFSIKQLLLQPIVAGGVITVVAPLAVSSWGLPAWTGLCLALVLLWGGLGLALMAGSRSPA, from the coding sequence ATGCCGTTCATCCCAGTCAGCGTCAGGATTCTGGTGGAGGCCGTGGAGACGCCGGCCGTGGCGCTGGTGGCCCTTGGTCTGGTGCTGGTGGTGGGCCGCAGCCTCGGTGATGTGCTCGGACTGCGCCACTGGGGCATTCCCGAGGCCCTGCTGGCCGGAGTGCTCGGCCTGCTGGTGGCGCCGGCGGGGCTGGTGCCCCTGCTCAGCCAACCCGTGATCGACATCTGGGATCAGCTGCCGATGGTGCTGCTCACCCTGGTGTTCGCCACGCTGTTGCTGGCCAAACCCCTGCCCAGACCGGCCGGGCTCTGGCGGCCGCTCTCGGCCCAGGTGCTGCTGGCCCTCACCCTGGCCTTCGGTCAGTACCTGGTGGGTGGCCTGGTGGTGCTGCTGGTGCTGCAGCCGCTGCTGGGAGTCCATCCGTTGATGGCCTGCCTGATCGAGGTGGCCTACGAGGGGGGGCACGGCTCGGCCGCCGCCATGGGCGCCAGCTACGCCAGCCTGGGCTTCGAAGGCGGCGAGGCCCTGGGTCTGGCCATGGCCACGGTGGGGTTGCTGATCTCCACGGTGGTGGGGGGGCTGGTGGTGGTGCTGGCCCGCAGCCGGGGCTGGCTGATGGGAGGGTCCACCATCGCCTCAGGCGTGGCGAACCCCCCTGAGCCGGAGGAGGGCGTCACGCCCCAGCAGGCTGAGGCGCTTGCCGCCCAGGCCGAGCCACCCTTGCCCCCACCGCCGGAGCTGAGGCTTTCGGCCCTGGCCCTCAACCTGGCCCTGACGGGACTCGCCGTGGCCTTCGGCGTGGTGGCCCTTGCCGGTCTGCGGCGGGTGGCCGACCACGTGGGCGGGGGGCTGGCGATGGTGGTCGATGTGTTCCCGGTGTTCCCCCTGGCCCTGGTGGGATCGCTGCTGGTGCGCTGGCTGCTGGAGCGTTCCGGCAAGGACCACTGGGTCTCGACCCGGGTGCAGAACCGCCTGGGCACGGTGTCGGCCGATCTGCTGATCACGGCAGCCACCGCCTGCCTGGATCTGACCCTGCTGGCTCACGACTGGATGTCGCTCACGGCCCTGGCCCTGGCCGGTCTGGCCTGGAACCTGGGGGTGTTGCTGCTGCTGGCCCCGCGCATCCTGCCTTCGGCCTGGTTCGAGCGGGGGATCATCGAGTTCGGCCAGGCCACCGGCGTGGCGGCCAGCGGACTGCTGCTGCTGCGCATGGCTGATCCACTGGATCGCAGCGAAGCCCTGCAGCCGTTTTCGATCAAGCAACTGCTGCTCCAGCCGATCGTGGCCGGAGGAGTGATCACGGTGGTGGCGCCGCTGGCGGTGAGCAGCTGGGGGCTGCCGGCCTGGACCGGGCTCTGCCTGGCGCTGGTGCTCCTCTGGGGAGGGCTGGGCCTGGCCCTGATGGCCGGGTCCCGAAGCCCGGCCTGA
- a CDS encoding DUF3747 domain-containing protein yields the protein MRVAPLPLLLRSFSTLLSPLPAVLVLGVAAAGPVAAQGALFSARDLDQSKFVMVAAPIGDGLRAQLNIYEQVSDRRPCFSTNGSSPTRVEPLLATFDFTGICSRYMDGNGYSLRVGGSDLGTVYRLSVVRQGSDNILLAAPGRNQAGPEVVVARTQGHSDGFLLFVPEPGWKLMRRHFGNRALGHVYLYRETWPGQEAAQSEAQAPAATTTSGQAPATSPPAVSPAPATPVTLSPIPSSKAQP from the coding sequence ATGCGCGTCGCGCCACTGCCGCTCCTCCTGCGATCGTTCAGCACGCTGCTGTCCCCCCTGCCGGCAGTGCTGGTGCTGGGTGTTGCCGCCGCCGGCCCCGTCGCCGCCCAGGGAGCTCTGTTCAGTGCCCGTGACCTGGATCAGTCGAAGTTCGTGATGGTGGCGGCGCCGATCGGCGATGGCCTTCGCGCCCAGCTGAACATCTACGAGCAGGTGAGTGACCGCCGTCCCTGCTTCTCCACCAACGGCTCGTCGCCGACCCGGGTGGAGCCCCTGCTGGCCACCTTTGACTTCACCGGCATCTGCTCCCGCTACATGGATGGCAACGGCTATTCCCTGCGGGTGGGCGGCAGCGATCTGGGCACCGTGTACAGGCTGAGCGTGGTGCGGCAGGGCAGCGACAACATCCTGCTGGCCGCACCGGGCCGCAACCAGGCGGGTCCCGAGGTGGTGGTGGCCCGCACCCAGGGCCACAGCGACGGTTTCCTGCTGTTCGTTCCCGAACCGGGCTGGAAGCTGATGCGCCGCCACTTCGGCAACCGCGCCCTGGGGCATGTCTACCTGTACCGGGAGACCTGGCCGGGCCAGGAGGCCGCCCAGTCCGAGGCTCAGGCCCCAGCCGCCACCACCACCTCAGGTCAGGCTCCAGCAACCAGTCCGCCTGCGGTCTCCCCCGCCCCGGCCACTCCGGTGACCCTTTCGCCGATCCCCAGCTCCAAGGCCCAGCCGTGA